The Shewanella sp. NFH-SH190041 genome has a window encoding:
- a CDS encoding putative bifunctional diguanylate cyclase/phosphodiesterase, whose protein sequence is MIPIFKDGLTPDMLPLLLLVGLILLLVLLQAWLLWRYRQFLRRLTHTLSHRSLPTTALGLERIPARFRPLCSQLDALITRQQGQHGRDKLTGLLNRVGFKAIIGQTLTLGQVPEGMSGAGLAEAVARNQANNNGHTHSGKRHDNHCHHNASHNAETAAALNSYSSNSGSKTGSKAGLRAANITAGGSATDSLAEQGTLVLLDIYRFRYVNDLFGFEFGDTLLRAFAERLNKLQHPPALLARLNGDEFVLYWPQAVDRQQIMRLKGRLQVPFDIQGTPVRVRVQFGVLSRPHFDTHPSILLRRLDLALKKGREAKDLIGFYADGDDTRQHRELTLINSLPKGLISGEFYLVFQPKQAVTHLDACPDAGLPDGAPLQVEALLRWNHHLLGAVSPAEFIPLAEYAGMIGLVSRWTLTRVLEQQQIWRSRGVNVQVAVNLSTRDLTNDTLCEDISAQLTRFELPADALMIEITESTLMANIDKALHTLRRLRTLGVKLAIDDFGTGHSSLAYLKHLPVDEVKIDKAFVADLLTDPQAGHIMETSIMLATKLGFEVTVEGVETPQVQQVLIRMGADKLQGDLIAPPMTAEALEHDWYQPLAARAADAQSAAPQDSMAAHAGEQVDNHHANQDK, encoded by the coding sequence ATGATCCCCATATTCAAAGATGGCCTCACCCCGGACATGCTGCCGTTACTCCTGCTGGTAGGGCTTATCCTGCTACTGGTGTTGCTGCAGGCTTGGCTGCTATGGCGCTACCGCCAGTTTTTACGCCGTCTGACCCATACCCTGAGCCATCGCAGTTTGCCAACCACCGCCCTAGGGCTTGAGCGGATACCGGCTCGATTTCGCCCCCTGTGCAGCCAATTGGATGCATTAATTACCCGACAGCAGGGGCAACATGGGCGTGATAAGCTGACCGGCCTGCTTAACCGGGTTGGTTTTAAGGCCATTATTGGCCAAACCCTGACATTAGGACAGGTACCTGAGGGAATGTCTGGTGCGGGGTTGGCTGAGGCTGTCGCGCGAAATCAGGCCAATAATAACGGGCATACTCATAGTGGGAAGCGCCACGATAATCATTGTCACCATAACGCTAGCCATAACGCAGAAACTGCGGCTGCACTAAATAGCTACAGCAGTAACAGCGGTAGCAAGACAGGGAGTAAAGCCGGGCTACGTGCGGCTAACATCACCGCTGGCGGGAGTGCAACTGACTCACTGGCAGAGCAGGGCACATTAGTGCTGCTGGATATTTACCGCTTTCGCTATGTCAACGATCTGTTCGGGTTTGAATTTGGCGATACCCTGCTGCGAGCCTTTGCAGAGCGATTAAATAAATTGCAGCATCCCCCGGCGTTACTGGCCCGGTTAAATGGGGATGAATTTGTGCTGTATTGGCCGCAGGCGGTGGACCGGCAACAGATTATGCGCTTGAAAGGTCGGCTGCAGGTCCCCTTTGATATTCAGGGCACGCCAGTACGAGTCCGGGTGCAATTTGGTGTCCTCTCCCGGCCACATTTTGATACCCACCCCAGTATTTTGTTGCGCCGGTTAGATTTGGCGCTGAAAAAAGGCCGTGAGGCCAAAGATCTGATTGGCTTTTATGCCGATGGGGATGATACCCGGCAGCACCGGGAGCTGACCTTAATCAATAGCCTGCCCAAAGGGCTCATTAGCGGCGAGTTTTACCTAGTTTTTCAGCCTAAGCAAGCGGTTACTCACCTTGACGCTTGCCCTGATGCGGGGCTGCCCGATGGCGCGCCACTGCAGGTGGAAGCATTGCTGCGTTGGAATCACCATTTATTGGGGGCGGTGTCTCCCGCGGAGTTTATTCCGCTGGCAGAATATGCCGGCATGATAGGGCTGGTAAGCCGCTGGACGCTGACCAGAGTGCTCGAGCAACAACAAATTTGGCGCAGTCGTGGGGTAAATGTGCAAGTGGCGGTAAATTTGTCTACCCGGGATTTAACCAATGACACCCTGTGTGAAGATATCAGTGCGCAGCTGACGCGTTTTGAGTTGCCAGCCGATGCCCTGATGATTGAAATTACTGAAAGCACCTTGATGGCCAATATCGACAAAGCGCTGCATACCCTGCGACGACTGCGAACCTTGGGGGTGAAGCTGGCGATAGATGATTTTGGCACCGGCCATTCATCATTAGCTTACCTGAAGCATTTGCCGGTGGATGAGGTCAAAATTGATAAGGCGTTTGTGGCGGATCTGCTGACGGATCCCCAAGCCGGGCACATTATGGAAACCAGTATTATGCTGGCGACCAAACTGGGGTTTGAAGTCACAGTTGAAGGGGTGGAAACACCTCAAGTGCAGCAGGTGCTTATCCGTATGGGGGCCGATAAACTGCAAGGAGATCTGATTGCGCCGCCAATGACAGCTGAGGCATTAGAGCATGATTGGTATCAGCCTCTTGCTGCGCGGGCGGCTGATGCCCAGTCAGCCGCGCCCCAAGACTCAATGGCCGCTCATGCGGGAGAACAAGTTGATAATCACCACGCCAACCAAGATAAATGA